DNA from Paraburkholderia sp. BL10I2N1:
GTGCAGTAACGGGAAGGGCGCGTGGCTAAACAGAAGACGTTGTACACCTGCACCGAGTGCGGCGGGCAGGCGCCCAAGTGGCAAGGGCAGTGCCCGGCGTGCGGAGCGTGGAACACGCTCGTCGAAAGCGTTGCGGAATCCCCCTCGGCACACCGGTTCCAGTCGCTCGCGAAAAGCGCTGCGGTGCAGCGGCTCGCGGACATCGACGCATCCGATGTGCCGCGCTTTTCGACTGGCGTGAGCGAGTTCGACCGGGTGCTGGGCGGGGGGCTGGTGGCGGGCGGTGTCGTGCTGATTGGCGGCGACCCCGGCATCGGCAAATCGACGTTGCTGCTGCAGTCGCTCGCGGAAATCGCCAGCGAGCGACGGGCGCTCTATGTGAGCGGCGAAGAGTCCGCCGCACAGATTGCGTTACGCGCGCAACGGCTTTCGCTACTCGATCCGCTGTCGATGGCGAGCGAACTCAAACTGCTCGCCGAAATCCAGCTGGAAAAGATTCAGGCAACGATCGAGGCCGAGCGTCCCGATGTCGCCGTGATCGATTCGATCCAGACGATCTATTCAGACGCGCTCACATCGGCGCCCGGTTCGGTCGCACAGGTCAGAGAGTGCGCGGCCCAGTTGACGCGTGTGGCCAAGCAGTCCGGCACGGCGATCATCATGGTCGGCCACGTGACCAAAGAGGGCAACCTCGCCGGTCCTCGCGTGCTCG
Protein-coding regions in this window:
- the radA gene encoding DNA repair protein RadA — translated: MAKQKTLYTCTECGGQAPKWQGQCPACGAWNTLVESVAESPSAHRFQSLAKSAAVQRLADIDASDVPRFSTGVSEFDRVLGGGLVAGGVVLIGGDPGIGKSTLLLQSLAEIASERRALYVSGEESAAQIALRAQRLSLLDPLSMASELKLLAEIQLEKIQATIEAERPDVAVIDSIQTIYSDALTSAPGSVAQVRECAAQLTRVAKQSGTAIIMVGHVTKEGNLAGPRVLEHIVDTVLYFEGDTHSSFRLVRAFKNRFGAVNELGVFAMTERGLRGVANPSALFLSQHEQTVPGSCVLVTQEGSRPLLVEIQALVDTAHVPNPRRLAVGLEQNRLALLLAVLHRHAGIACFDQDVFLNAVGGVKITEPAADLAVLLAIQSSLRNKPLPKGLFVFGEVGLAGEIRPSPRGQERLKEAAKLGFTIAVIPKANAPKQAIDGLRVIAVERIEQAIDQVRDLD